A window from Treponema sp. J25 encodes these proteins:
- a CDS encoding RluA family pseudouridine synthase produces MKNTEGGENPHRPRRPASEKTRSWKLPLGMKILYEDDAILVVDKPAGLLSVAAGGQRDRTAYWILNEYLRRRGKMQQVAVVHRLDRDTSGVMVFAKSAATKKTLMEHWDELVIRRQYVAVVEGVVQGEEGTIDLPLMEDRNGRMVVAPPGRGLQAVTHWRVLQRGPRRTLLSLELETGRKNQIRVHLAAIGYPVVGDTKYGNRPQEQTPRRSGLVSDRYPGSPQDIHQDNRYRRTKEPGYRPSPGKERLLLHAELLSFYHPVTHAPMEFSVPPPAEFRRALLREYKGPLFL; encoded by the coding sequence ATGAAAAACACAGAAGGGGGAGAAAACCCACACCGGCCCCGCCGGCCCGCGTCAGAGAAAACCCGGTCCTGGAAGCTGCCCCTGGGGATGAAAATCCTGTACGAAGATGATGCTATCCTTGTGGTAGATAAGCCCGCAGGGCTCCTTTCGGTAGCCGCCGGCGGACAGCGGGACCGGACAGCCTACTGGATCCTGAATGAATACCTGCGCCGCCGGGGCAAGATGCAGCAGGTTGCGGTGGTCCACCGGCTCGACCGGGACACGTCGGGGGTCATGGTGTTCGCCAAATCGGCGGCAACAAAAAAGACCCTTATGGAACATTGGGATGAACTGGTGATTCGTCGTCAGTATGTGGCGGTGGTAGAAGGGGTTGTCCAGGGCGAAGAAGGAACTATCGACCTACCCCTTATGGAGGACCGCAACGGTCGAATGGTGGTAGCTCCGCCGGGGCGGGGGCTGCAGGCGGTGACCCACTGGAGAGTACTCCAGCGGGGACCTCGCAGGACGCTCCTTTCTCTGGAATTAGAAACAGGAAGGAAGAACCAGATTCGGGTGCACCTTGCGGCTATCGGCTATCCTGTGGTGGGAGACACAAAGTACGGAAATCGCCCTCAAGAGCAGACCCCTCGAAGGTCGGGCCTCGTTTCCGACCGTTACCCTGGGTCCCCCCAGGACATTCATCAGGATAACCGATATAGGAGAACAAAAGAGCCTGGGTATCGCCCGAGCCCTGGTAAGGAACGGCTCTTGCTCCACGCAGAGCTCCTTTCTTTTTATCATCCTGTAACCCATGCCCCCATGGAATTTTCTGTGCCACCCCCTGCAGAGTTCAGGCGGGCCCTGTTAAGGGAATATAAAGGTCCTCTGTTTTTGTGA